A window of Hordeum vulgare subsp. vulgare chromosome 5H, MorexV3_pseudomolecules_assembly, whole genome shotgun sequence genomic DNA:
GGCTGTCACGTCGAACCCCAGCAAGCAATCGAGCATTGCCAGAGGCTCTCACCAAAGGTCGTCCTCCTTGTGGGTATGGATGACGCAGTCGGACCTGGGGCAGGACACGCAGATGAGCACGTAGCCTTCCTCCTGCAGCCGGCCGTGGAGGAGCGACCCGTCCCCGCGGTGGACCATGCCGGCCTCGACCTTGGCGGCGCACTTGTAGCACGCCCCGGCGCGGCACGCGCACGGCAGCTCCACGCCGGCGCTCTCGGCCGTGTCGAGGATGTAGGCGTCGTCCGGCGCCTCGAGCTCGTACTCCCGCCCTTCCGGGGTCACCAGCTTCACCCTGTAGACGGCCGCCGCGGAGACGTTGGGCTTGTAGAGGGAGGACCTAATGAGGAGACCCGGCACCTGCAGCAGCGCGCCTTCCCGGCCGGCGAAGCTTAGAGACGGAGGGCGAGGGCTAGCGGCCGCTCTGCGGGTGGCATCGGTCGTTGTTCGAACGCTGCCAAGGAGAGACCGGCAGGTTGCAAACGGGCAGGTTGACATTTTTTTTCCCTCGCTTGTCTTTTCAAATGGTGTGGTGCTGGTGGAGTGGGCGGCGGCAACGGCCACCTTTTAGTAGTAGGGCGAAGTGTCACGCCGGCGGCGTGAGCCCCGGTGCCGGGTGGCTTCTGTTGGGATTCGATGGCTTCTGTTAGGATTCAGACCTAACTTAATCTGTATTGACTACCACTGCACTCTGTTTCTACATAAACATTTTGGAAGATTTCAATACGgattatatacggatgtatacagATGTATTTAAAAGTGTTGattcattcattcattttactaaGTATTTAATTtgtattgaattttttttaaaagtctTAGATTTAGAAGCAGAGTTAGTACATGCGAAGGTAGACGAATGTTAGTCACAAAAAAAAAATATAGGCAAATATTAGTCGCGAATGTTCAAACCATACTGCAACGGCTGACCTGCGCTGCAATGAACTTTCTAGTCAAAAAATAAAGGTGAGCAATTGTTTAAAACGTTCAACACAATGACGATGGATGATTGACAATGAGTGAATGGCATAAAACCACCACATTCACCCACATGTGAGAAATCCGTTTAAATCACTCAAATTGGCTCACTAGTGTTTAAGCGATTGAAGCGAATGTGACAGTCTTATGATATTCACTCAACTGGCAATTTTATCGAGGAAGTGACAATATGAGCATGCCAGTCTAAGGAGGGATCGGAAAGGTGTTTGGTCAGCCAAAGGGGATGGTAGAATTCAACCCTTGGTTGGATAGACAATCAAGTATTTGAGTTTTTTATGTGCCCACCAACTATGGGAGGAATTCTTTCTTTAAGGAGGGACATAAAAGGTTGTTCAGTCAGCCCGGGGACGGGGATGAGGGTGCGAAAACAACCCTTGGCAAACATTTttcacatgcatagctttcac
This region includes:
- the LOC123400193 gene encoding ferredoxin, root R-B1-like; this translates as MSTCPFATCRSLLGSVRTTTDATRRAAASPRPPSLSFAGREGALLQVPGLLIRSSLYKPNVSAAAVYRVKLVTPEGREYELEAPDDAYILDTAESAGVELPCACRAGACYKCAAKVEAGMVHRGDGSLLHGRLQEEGYVLICVSCPRSDCVIHTHKEDDLW